A section of the candidate division KSB1 bacterium genome encodes:
- a CDS encoding alpha/beta fold hydrolase yields MSSNNFTNFHKKGPVGCLLIHGFTGSPNEWLDLGEVLVKQNFTVSIPTLPGHATHSADLFNYTWRDWFNCVKEAYEELNKVCEEVFVCGLSTGGTLALNLAAHRPVQGIVALSTAIKFPTWQTTAIKFLKRVKKYRYKRNGEDVRDTSMKPKLASYQKYPLYAAEQFFQLVDHVRGDLPEVTQPILIMHAKNDHSVAFSNSTIIFDEIGSTEKLKIDLEESYHIITVDVEKERVKQEMLNFIKTHSKILQRKPVKAAKPAKKKVR; encoded by the coding sequence ATGTCTTCAAATAATTTTACTAATTTTCATAAGAAAGGACCGGTGGGCTGCCTCCTGATTCACGGGTTTACCGGCAGCCCAAACGAATGGCTGGACCTGGGCGAGGTTCTGGTCAAACAGAATTTTACGGTTTCTATTCCGACTTTGCCGGGACATGCCACCCATTCGGCGGATTTGTTTAATTACACCTGGCGCGACTGGTTTAATTGTGTGAAAGAAGCTTATGAGGAATTAAACAAAGTCTGCGAAGAAGTTTTCGTGTGTGGACTTTCAACCGGCGGGACACTCGCCCTGAATCTGGCAGCCCATCGGCCTGTTCAGGGGATTGTCGCTTTATCAACCGCGATTAAATTTCCAACCTGGCAAACAACGGCAATAAAATTTTTAAAGAGAGTCAAAAAGTACCGCTACAAACGAAACGGGGAGGATGTGCGGGACACATCCATGAAACCAAAACTGGCGAGTTATCAAAAATATCCGCTTTATGCTGCTGAACAATTCTTTCAGCTCGTGGACCATGTGCGAGGAGATTTGCCGGAAGTCACGCAGCCGATTTTGATTATGCACGCCAAAAATGATCACTCGGTTGCTTTTTCGAACTCTACAATCATATTTGATGAAATCGGCTCAACTGAAAAATTGAAGATTGACCTTGAGGAATCCTATCACATTATTACGGTCGATGTTGAGAAGGAGCGAGTCAAACAGGAAATGCTGAATTTCATTAAAACGCACTCTAAAATACTTCAGAGGAAGCCTGTTAAAGCTGCAAAACCTGCGAAGAAGAAAGTCAGGTGA